Proteins found in one Diorhabda carinulata isolate Delta chromosome 11, icDioCari1.1, whole genome shotgun sequence genomic segment:
- the LOC130899622 gene encoding uncharacterized protein LOC130899622 — translation MDPKHFPRFSRMKKKNSKKNQQETSTEMRRGSSLTNLNEILKSLPDLVRCTTTDQQLFVSSDDYLQTSPNLSRSLRASSNAMSEKGGSFGDLMNMKQFGSSSWSVRSETLVALTVPLSTVTPRGSFREEEECTNGTNGILTVSDDCLTSEQRTLRLSKLLAQHRRVKNVKCNLALQTPLVG, via the exons ATGGATCCTAAACATTTTCCGCGATTTTCTCGTATGAAAAAGAAGAACtcgaaaaaaaatcagcaaGAAACATCGACTGAAATGCGTCGCGGTTCGAGTCTTACTAACTTaaacgaaatattaaaaagtttacCAGATTTAGTGAGGTGCACAACGACAGATCAACAACTTTTCGTTAGCTCTGATGATTACCTTCAGACAAGTCCAAATTTGTCGAGATCACTGAGAGCTAGCAGTAATGCTATGAGCGAGAAAGGTG GCAGCTTTGGAGATCTAATGAATATGAAACAGTTCGGCAGCAGCTCTTGGAGCGTTCGCAGTGAAACTTTGGTTGCCCTTACTGTCCCTCTATCTACAGTTACACCAAGAGGCTCGTTTAGAGAGGAAGAAGAATGTACTAATGGTACAAATGGTATCTTAACGGTTTCTGATGATTGCTTAACTTCCGAACAACGAACTCTAAGATTATCGAAACTGTTAGCACAACACAGAAgagtaaaaaatgttaaatgtaaTCTG GCTCTACAAACACCACTTGTAGGATAA